One Symbiobacterium terraclitae DNA window includes the following coding sequences:
- a CDS encoding amino acid ABC transporter permease — translation MNWRWDVVQMAWPVVFEGAKLTLVISALGILFGSIIGFLVGLIRSRRPDSLPLRLLFWLAGGYVELVRGTPFLVQLYLVNYGPYLLLGTNIPELTAGVIAISLNSGAYVAEIARGAIQSIDKGQMEAGRSLGLTYGQTMRHIILPQALRRALPPLANEFVTLIKESSVVSVLGIQETTFKGRMVGTTTFAPFEPMLVVTVYYLIMTGVTSQLVRLLERRMGRSDSH, via the coding sequence ATGAACTGGCGCTGGGACGTCGTTCAAATGGCCTGGCCCGTGGTCTTCGAGGGCGCGAAGCTGACCCTCGTGATCTCGGCGCTGGGTATTCTGTTCGGCAGCATCATCGGCTTTCTGGTCGGGCTGATCCGCAGCCGCCGGCCCGACAGCCTGCCCCTGCGGCTGCTCTTCTGGCTGGCCGGGGGATACGTGGAGCTGGTCCGGGGCACGCCCTTCCTGGTGCAGCTCTACCTGGTCAACTACGGCCCCTACCTGCTCCTGGGCACCAACATCCCGGAGCTGACCGCCGGCGTCATCGCGATCTCGCTCAACAGCGGCGCCTACGTCGCCGAGATCGCCCGCGGCGCAATCCAGTCCATCGACAAGGGGCAGATGGAGGCCGGCCGGTCGCTGGGCCTTACCTACGGCCAGACGATGCGCCACATCATCCTGCCCCAGGCCCTGCGCCGGGCGCTGCCGCCGCTGGCCAACGAGTTCGTCACCCTGATCAAGGAGTCGTCGGTGGTCTCCGTCCTGGGCATCCAGGAGACCACCTTCAAGGGGCGCATGGTGGGGACCACCACCTTCGCCCCGTTCGAGCCCATGCTGGTGGTCACGGTCTACTACCTGATCATGACGGGCGTTACCTCGCAGCTGGTCCGGCTGCTGGAGAGGAGGATGGGCCGGAGTGATTCGCATTAG
- a CDS encoding amino acid ABC transporter ATP-binding protein, translating to MIRIRNLRKSFGRLAVLQGIDLDVARGEVVALIGPSGSGKSTLLRCVNLLERPTSGSIVVDGQEITAPGFDVNRLRQRVGMVFQHFNLFPHMTVLKNVALAPVLTGRLPAREAEERALELLDRVGLKAKASAYPNSLSGGQKQRVAIARALAMNPEVMLFDEPTSALDPEMVKEVLEVMKALALEGMTMMVVTHEMGFAREVCDRVLFMDGGQIVEQGEPQKVFSQPEHPRTVAFLKAVL from the coding sequence GTGATTCGCATTAGGAACCTCCGCAAGTCCTTCGGCAGGCTCGCCGTGCTGCAGGGCATCGACCTGGACGTCGCCCGGGGCGAGGTGGTCGCGCTCATCGGCCCGTCCGGCTCTGGCAAGTCGACCCTGCTGCGCTGCGTCAACCTGCTGGAGCGGCCCACCTCTGGCTCCATCGTGGTCGACGGCCAGGAGATCACCGCCCCGGGGTTTGACGTAAACCGGCTGCGGCAGCGGGTGGGCATGGTCTTTCAGCACTTCAACCTCTTCCCGCACATGACCGTGCTGAAGAACGTGGCACTCGCGCCGGTCCTGACCGGACGCCTGCCGGCCAGGGAGGCCGAGGAGCGGGCGCTGGAGCTGCTGGACCGGGTCGGGCTCAAGGCGAAGGCGTCGGCCTACCCGAACAGCCTTTCAGGCGGGCAGAAGCAGCGGGTGGCCATCGCCCGGGCCCTGGCGATGAATCCGGAGGTCATGCTCTTCGACGAGCCCACCTCCGCGCTCGACCCCGAGATGGTCAAGGAAGTGCTGGAGGTGATGAAGGCCCTGGCCCTCGAGGGCATGACCATGATGGTCGTCACCCACGAGATGGGCTTCGCCCGGGAGGTCTGCGACCGGGTCCTCTTCATGGACGGCGGTCAGATCGTGGAGCAGGGCGAACCGCAGAAGGTCTTCAGCCAGCCCGAGCACCCCCGGACCGTGGCGTTCCTGAAGGCGGTGTTGTAG
- a CDS encoding manganese catalase family protein produces MFIHKKELLRPVKVLEPDPRWGQIILEQYAGADSEATALNTYLTQRFNTNIPEIRDLLEDIGTEEISHWEMVAELARQHGVVVKMRDAQGNPWSSTYTDVTGNIITDLFPARHAYARKSTSTRCSLNTTTLSTSLRTSSCLPR; encoded by the coding sequence TTGTTCATCCACAAGAAGGAGCTGCTGCGGCCGGTCAAGGTGCTGGAGCCTGACCCCCGCTGGGGTCAGATCATCCTGGAGCAGTACGCAGGGGCCGACTCGGAGGCCACCGCCCTCAACACCTACCTGACGCAGCGGTTCAACACCAACATCCCGGAGATTCGCGACCTGCTGGAGGACATCGGCACCGAGGAGATCTCCCACTGGGAGATGGTGGCCGAGCTGGCGCGGCAGCACGGCGTCGTGGTGAAGATGCGGGACGCCCAGGGCAACCCGTGGTCGTCGACGTATACCGACGTCACCGGCAACATCATCACGGACCTGTTTCCTGCCCGACACGCTTACGCAAGGAAGTCCACCTCGACGCGCTGCTCCCTGAACACGACCACCC
- a CDS encoding basic amino acid ABC transporter substrate-binding protein, producing MKQIRIMALGLALSLALTACGGAQSGQKGNKQSEAPANHLEQIKAAGKIVLGTSADYPPFEYHEIVNGKDTITGWEIEMAQAIADKLGVALEIKEGKFETLIADLNTEKTDFVISAMSIDEDRKQSADFSEPYFHGGQVVLAKKANAGELKDAASLNGKTVGVQLGSTGEEAAREVEGATIKSFDAFEAAVLDLISDRVDAVVADYAVAQNYAKSYTDLVVAFELSKEDYGVVFRKGDDELREAVNAILAELLENGTIDQLIAKYEAAAPAQ from the coding sequence ATGAAGCAGATTCGCATCATGGCCCTGGGCCTGGCGCTGTCCCTGGCGCTGACAGCCTGTGGCGGCGCGCAGAGCGGCCAGAAGGGGAACAAGCAGTCGGAGGCCCCGGCGAACCACCTGGAGCAGATCAAGGCGGCCGGCAAGATCGTGCTCGGCACCAGCGCCGATTACCCCCCGTTTGAGTACCACGAGATCGTGAATGGAAAGGATACCATCACGGGCTGGGAGATCGAGATGGCGCAGGCCATCGCCGACAAGCTGGGCGTCGCGCTCGAGATCAAGGAAGGCAAGTTCGAGACCCTGATCGCCGACCTCAACACCGAGAAGACCGACTTCGTGATCTCGGCCATGTCCATCGACGAGGACCGCAAGCAGTCGGCCGACTTCTCGGAGCCCTACTTCCACGGCGGCCAGGTCGTGCTGGCCAAGAAGGCCAACGCCGGCGAGCTGAAGGACGCGGCAAGCCTGAACGGCAAGACCGTCGGCGTGCAGCTCGGCTCCACCGGCGAGGAGGCCGCCAGGGAAGTGGAGGGCGCCACGATCAAGTCGTTCGACGCCTTCGAGGCCGCCGTGCTCGACCTGATCTCCGACCGGGTCGACGCCGTCGTGGCCGACTACGCCGTGGCCCAGAACTACGCCAAGAGCTACACTGACCTGGTGGTCGCCTTCGAGCTCTCCAAGGAGGACTACGGCGTGGTCTTCCGCAAGGGCGACGACGAGCTGCGGGAGGCCGTCAACGCGATCCTGGCGGAGCTCCTGGAGAACGGCACCATCGACCAGCTGATCGCCAAGTACGAGGCGGCAGCGCCCGCCCAGTAA